The Peromyscus maniculatus bairdii isolate BWxNUB_F1_BW_parent chromosome 6, HU_Pman_BW_mat_3.1, whole genome shotgun sequence genomic interval gtcctctgcaaggcagcaaaattttctgttgctgaatcatctctccagcctccctgatttcaatttatatttttctactaAATTCCGTTCTGACTAGCATATACACCTTTCAACGTGGTCTAGTCTAcccttttattgtatttattttacacgTCTGAGTGTCttatctgcatgtatgaatgaatgtgtaCTACAAGCATGTCTCttgcctgaggaggccaaaagagggcactgaatctcctggaactggagttacaggtggttatagcTGCCATgccggtgctgggaactgaacctgggtcctctgcaagagcagtaagtgcttttaaccactgaaccatttacTCTGCCCCAGTCTACTTTTTTCATAGTAGGTATCTCTTCCACTCAGTTTTGTAGTATTTTACAACATCTGAAAATACAAAGAAGCCCCTAAAGAGAATCCCTTTACTCTCTTGGTATACCTACCAGTccttcacacacaccccaaaaaaactCATTGAGCTTTATGGTGACATTTGTCTTATGAGGACAATTTATTTTCAACTACAAATACAAAGGTACATTATAATATTAAGCGAATGCTTATTCAAACCACACCAATCTCCAAGCTCCAACCAGATTTTTACACTTGGGGGTGTCCTCTGCTCCAGTACTTCCTGGGAATAACTGAAACTAAGTGTTATTTATCTAAGAGCCATAATACATTTCAGAGCAACAATGTAAATTCATTCATAAAACAGTTTATTGCTGCTCTAATATGCCAGACCCTAAATAGgtaaagagaaaatgagaggctAGCAGTTAAGAATTGCTGTATACATACTAAAGGCAGTCAAACCAATCAGTCGTTTTTTAACATTGCGGAGGGTGGCTGATTCAGACCGTTTTTCAAAATTAAAGGGAAACGAACCCTCCAGGAAAacaaagcacaaacacacaaaactttGTATACAATTTTCGGAGAGTTAGAAACTCAGTCCCAACCACCACCATCCTCAAACTCAGGTTAAAAGTCTATTAACAAAACTACATTCTCCAGGAATTGGAATTGTCACATCTGTTTAATAATCCTGGTTATACCTTCCGCAGTGCAATGCACACATATGCTACTTAAGAACTAATCCCACCATAATGGTAACTAGTTAACACCAGCAAATCGTTTCTCCATTAGGAGCCCTGTTgcccaaataattattttaaacccAAAACCTTTCGTTAGTGACACTAACACAAAATAGTTGGAAAATCATTGCTATTCATATGTGGACTACAAAATTACTCACTAATCCCAGGCTCCTCGCTTTACCGGTAAACTCCACATCCCAAAATCTACACCCATAGAGAGCGCCTTGCGGGCTGGAAGATGGAAAATAACTGATCCTCCGCCAAGCCCATGCCTTCAAAGCAAGGGAAGGCGGGTTCCAGTGACCGCCACGGCTTCCAAGCCCTTTCTCCAAAGGATCTGGAGGTGAACAGATTTACCTCAAGTTCCCGGAGAGCGGTGGCGATCGCTCTCAGAGCTATACGGCCACAGTTACCAAGAAGCCTCCCGACCTTCCCGTCACCATAGTGATTTCTAAGCGCTAAAAGCGGTCTCCCTTTCCCTGTTCCCGCGATACTTTGCCAGATGCCAGTCACTCGAGCGGGCCCTAGACCCCGCCCCTAAATGAGCCCGCCCTCTCACTGAAGGGTGTCATTGGACGACGGGGCCCCGCCTACAGCTGTGGGCGGGGCCCCGCTgggtattatttttttcctctttatcagAAGTCCCCAGTAAATCCCCCAGTTTTCCAAATGCTGTCGTCCCAGCCATGCAAAGGGCCGTCGTTTCCATAGCTTTGTGTCTGTAAAAGCCATAGGAAAGGcgttcaccccccacccccgcttgcTCTCCCTCCTCACTCGAAACTTCCCCCCTGGCGCCACGGCCCCGGGCACACAGCCCGCGCATGCGCCCGAACGGCCCGGAGAAGATGGCGGTGGGGATGGCCGCACTTTTTTTCAAATGCGCGGGTCCCAGAAGCCACTGCGCGCATTTGTAACGAATTTCCGTTCGAGTTTGGATTTTAGGCGCCATTTTCGAGTGAAGGACCCGGAGCGGAGACGCCGGTCGGAGCGAGGCCCGGGGAGGGGGGTCGGCCGTCGCCCGGTTGGCAGCCCTGCGCGGAGCGGGACCTGCCGACAGGTAAAGTGACTCCTCTCCCGGGTCAGGTGGTCGGCCACACTTTTCCCGCCTGCCCCGCCGGTGTCGGGAGCCGAGGCCTGGAGAGCCGGAGCGGCGGAGGCGGCTCGGGGAGCCCCGCCGCCTGTCACCCCTCCCCCTCGGCCGCCGGGTAGCGGCGGCGCCTCTTCCTGGGGGAGGCTGCGAGCCTgtcggggccggggccggggcgtCGTC includes:
- the LOC143274028 gene encoding uncharacterized protein LOC143274028, with translation MGGSRLSITPSPCPPPALLTTPTLRRQPVACPPATPAGLHGPPTHPGPGRSVTHLQLQRCPLRRPVARGPHCCGRRLGRAAALPPGGRPRRAWCPYAAWWLSAGPAPRRAANRATADPPPRASLRPASPLRVLHSKMAPKIQTRTEIRYKCAQWLLGPAHLKKSAAIPTAIFSGPFGRMRGLCARGRGARGEVSSEEGEQAGVGGERLSYGFYRHKAMETTALCMAGTTAFGKLGDLLGTSDKEEKNNTQRGPAHSCRRGPVVQ